A single Ignavibacteriales bacterium DNA region contains:
- a CDS encoding TolC family protein: protein MKFSGIIVFLIFMFSASHAQSILTLEDAVNIALQKNTVFLQSQENLKSFEASNKSAFGALLPAVGADFSWNWNRNQSSATTPGLFGGSSSSSLDSRSYSAGIGGSWTLFDGLASYANLDRSESNLEAARLNFQKLKQDIMYQTLAAYYDVLTAKKLLAVKEDDLKWNRKNFEIIQERNRLGSVTIADVYAQQVKLGNAELEAIRAQNNYETLKSNFFYSLGIDVFENYEFEDKTEQLLSLELGEGSIGSLKLEDIINQALRTRQDYQSTKLSLLSADESITIAKSGYLPSLRNTFSFGTQSDRPGDLFKNKSYSVGLTLDIPIFSGWSTDQQVQLAQIDKTVKELELRDLEREIKRDLLKNYLDLQASEKRLEVGKSNVLAASENRKIEEEKYLLGATTLLNVLIANSEYTNAQTSYITAQFDYLKLKEQLDYQIGLLDSSNFGKK from the coding sequence ATGAAATTTTCTGGAATAATCGTATTCCTCATTTTTATGTTTTCTGCTTCCCATGCTCAGAGTATTCTGACTCTTGAGGATGCGGTTAACATCGCTTTGCAGAAGAATACCGTATTTCTCCAATCACAGGAAAATCTGAAATCTTTTGAGGCATCGAATAAATCCGCATTTGGGGCACTACTTCCTGCGGTAGGTGCTGATTTTTCATGGAATTGGAACAGAAACCAGAGTTCTGCAACAACTCCCGGACTTTTCGGAGGCAGTTCCTCATCATCTCTTGATTCAAGGAGCTATTCAGCAGGAATTGGAGGGTCGTGGACTCTGTTTGATGGTCTTGCCAGTTATGCAAATTTAGACCGGAGTGAAAGCAATCTTGAGGCTGCCCGGCTGAACTTTCAGAAGCTGAAACAGGACATAATGTATCAGACTCTTGCAGCGTACTATGATGTGCTCACAGCCAAAAAACTTCTGGCTGTAAAAGAGGATGATCTTAAATGGAACAGGAAGAATTTTGAAATTATTCAGGAGAGAAACCGGCTTGGTTCGGTTACCATTGCTGACGTTTACGCTCAGCAGGTTAAACTTGGAAATGCTGAACTTGAAGCAATAAGAGCACAGAATAATTATGAGACCCTGAAAAGTAATTTCTTTTATTCTCTTGGTATAGATGTTTTTGAGAATTACGAGTTTGAAGATAAAACCGAACAGCTGCTTTCACTCGAACTGGGAGAGGGGAGCATTGGCAGTCTCAAACTGGAAGATATTATTAACCAGGCGCTCCGTACAAGACAGGATTATCAGAGCACCAAACTTTCATTGCTGAGTGCAGATGAGTCTATAACCATTGCAAAATCAGGATATTTGCCATCGTTAAGGAACACCTTTAGCTTTGGTACTCAGTCTGACAGGCCCGGTGACCTCTTCAAAAACAAGAGTTATTCTGTGGGGCTAACGCTTGATATACCAATTTTCAGCGGGTGGAGTACCGACCAGCAGGTTCAGCTCGCTCAAATTGATAAAACCGTAAAGGAACTTGAGCTGCGTGATCTTGAAAGAGAAATTAAACGCGATCTGCTGAAAAACTATCTTGATCTTCAGGCCTCGGAAAAAAGACTTGAAGTTGGAAAAAGCAATGTACTTGCAGCCTCAGAAAACAGAAAAATTGAAGAGGAGAAATATCTTTTAGGAGCAACGACTCTTCTTAATGTTCTTATCGCGAACTCAGAGTATACAAACGCTCAGACCAGTTATATAACAGCACAGTTCGATTATCTGAAGCTGAAAGAGCAGCTTGATTATCAGATAGGACTGCTTGATTCATCAAATTTTGGAAAAAAGTAA
- the murA gene encoding UDP-N-acetylglucosamine 1-carboxyvinyltransferase: MDKLIIEGGHRLTGEISISGAKNASLALMPAALLANGVSVFSNTPELNDVYTMIKIMRHLGAEVSFADHVMHINTSAITSMEAPYELVKKMRASFYVLGPLLAKYGYAKVSLPGGCAWGPRPINLHLEGLKKLGAEIELDAGYIIARSKKLTGAKINFDKSSVGATGNVLMAAVLARGTTVINNAAMEPEISNLAHFLNKMGARISGIESPILTVEGVDELKPAEIATIPDRIEAGTLMIAAAMTRGSVTFTNINDNHLIAVLARLEDAGAKVLNNNGLITISSGNEQIIPSDVTTSIFPGFPTDMQAQWMAYMTTAAGTSTITDTIYLDRFSHVAEINRLGADITVKENSAIVRGVNRLKGAKVMSTDLRASASLVLAGLVAEGSTEVLRVYHLDRGYEKLEEKLNSLGARIQRVAGSEY, from the coding sequence TTGGATAAATTAATCATCGAAGGGGGACACAGACTTACAGGGGAAATTTCCATCAGCGGAGCAAAGAATGCCTCCCTGGCTCTGATGCCGGCAGCGCTTCTTGCGAATGGTGTTTCAGTTTTCAGTAACACTCCTGAACTGAATGATGTTTATACCATGATAAAAATCATGCGGCATCTCGGGGCAGAAGTATCCTTTGCTGATCATGTAATGCACATTAATACATCCGCTATCACTTCAATGGAAGCTCCTTATGAACTTGTAAAGAAGATGCGAGCCTCATTCTACGTACTCGGTCCGCTGCTGGCAAAATACGGATATGCAAAAGTATCACTTCCGGGCGGCTGTGCATGGGGTCCCAGACCAATCAATCTTCATCTGGAGGGTCTTAAAAAGCTCGGAGCAGAAATTGAACTTGATGCCGGGTATATTATTGCCCGTTCAAAAAAACTAACGGGAGCAAAAATTAATTTTGATAAATCATCAGTGGGAGCAACAGGCAACGTCTTAATGGCTGCCGTTCTTGCCCGGGGAACAACCGTTATCAATAATGCTGCAATGGAACCTGAGATTTCAAACCTTGCACATTTCCTCAATAAAATGGGAGCACGTATTTCAGGAATAGAATCTCCCATTCTGACTGTGGAAGGGGTTGATGAACTGAAGCCTGCTGAGATTGCCACCATACCTGACCGTATTGAGGCGGGTACCCTGATGATTGCTGCCGCAATGACAAGAGGCAGTGTTACATTTACAAATATAAATGATAACCACCTGATCGCGGTGTTGGCAAGACTTGAAGATGCAGGAGCTAAAGTATTGAATAACAATGGTTTAATTACGATCAGCTCAGGCAATGAACAGATAATTCCGAGCGATGTCACTACATCAATTTTCCCCGGATTCCCCACTGATATGCAGGCCCAGTGGATGGCTTATATGACCACTGCTGCCGGTACTTCAACAATAACAGATACCATATATCTTGACCGTTTTTCGCATGTCGCTGAAATCAACCGGTTGGGAGCAGATATCACCGTCAAGGAGAACAGTGCGATTGTGAGGGGAGTGAACCGTCTGAAGGGAGCAAAGGTAATGTCAACAGATTTAAGGGCGAGTGCCTCGTTAGTACTTGCCGGGCTCGTAGCTGAAGGCTCTACAGAAGTGTTAAGAGTATATCACCTTGACCGTGGTTACGAAAAACTGGAAGAAAAACTCAATTCACTTGGAGCAAGGATTCAGCGGGTAGCAGGTTCTGAGTATTAA
- a CDS encoding protein kinase → MIGSVIENYKIISMLGEGGMGVVYKALDMKLERFVALKILGSQAVNNPQFIERFKREARNQAKLNHPNIVPVYGFTDQNGILGIAMEYVEGETLERMVIRKKRLEPFDALSITKQICSGVGYAHSRGFIHRDIKPSNIIINREGVVKIMDFGISKSIAEKGITKTGTKIGTILYMSPEQIKAEEPTRQSDIYSIGITLYEMLVGKTPFDYGTEYEIMEGHLKKVPQRVSASISTIPPEVDKIVSRAIDKNQIKRYRDCDEFITEIDDVTAKYNMARSQTTQQAAKPVKEKSETSHKVRVFFITLLVLGLFAGLGYVLFSAISDFWPSITKQRAGEVDTTDSGYSNNPSFKPRSSWLALNSGITSNLNSLTFVNYGLGFAVGEGGVIIKSTDGGNSWERVLPPDSLNFFDVRYNGVSSLFVSADGGKMYKSADDGLTWLPVPTGISETLFRIYFIGNGNGYAVGSRGAMIRTTDNGLSWTRVITPTQSLLYSVHFFNSQSGMAVGWNGTIIKTTDGGYTWRQLSAFTDKYFRDIYLTGSDEAIVVAAGGEIYRTTDGGENWLSVESKTNSGLVSVLFTDDSNGIITGNKGEILESFDGGKTWSISSSGNYYSLNRAAVVEGSKLIIAGFNGIVLTNKN, encoded by the coding sequence ATGATTGGAAGTGTAATAGAAAATTACAAAATCATCTCCATGCTCGGGGAAGGGGGAATGGGAGTTGTTTACAAAGCGCTTGATATGAAATTAGAGCGGTTCGTGGCCCTTAAAATCCTTGGTTCACAGGCAGTTAATAACCCGCAGTTTATTGAGCGGTTCAAGCGGGAAGCAAGAAATCAGGCCAAACTAAACCACCCGAATATTGTGCCGGTTTATGGGTTTACTGATCAGAATGGTATTTTGGGGATCGCAATGGAATATGTTGAGGGGGAAACTCTTGAAAGAATGGTTATCAGGAAAAAGCGTCTTGAGCCATTTGATGCATTAAGTATCACCAAACAGATATGCTCAGGTGTCGGGTATGCACATTCCAGAGGGTTTATCCACAGAGATATTAAACCTTCGAATATCATCATAAATCGTGAGGGAGTGGTAAAAATCATGGATTTTGGTATCTCAAAATCCATTGCTGAAAAAGGAATTACCAAGACCGGCACCAAGATCGGTACTATCCTCTATATGAGCCCTGAACAAATCAAAGCAGAGGAGCCAACCCGGCAGAGTGATATTTATTCAATAGGGATTACACTTTATGAAATGCTGGTCGGGAAGACCCCGTTTGATTATGGGACCGAATACGAAATAATGGAAGGTCACCTCAAAAAGGTACCCCAGAGGGTTTCGGCGAGTATCTCAACCATCCCGCCGGAAGTGGATAAAATTGTGAGCCGCGCCATTGATAAAAATCAGATAAAAAGATACCGAGACTGTGACGAGTTTATCACTGAGATAGATGATGTGACTGCAAAATATAACATGGCGAGGTCGCAGACTACACAGCAGGCAGCCAAGCCGGTAAAGGAAAAAAGTGAAACCTCACATAAAGTCCGGGTCTTTTTTATCACGCTTCTGGTACTGGGGTTATTCGCCGGACTCGGATATGTTCTTTTTTCAGCTATTTCTGATTTTTGGCCCTCTATTACAAAGCAAAGAGCCGGGGAAGTTGATACTACCGACTCCGGTTATTCAAATAATCCATCTTTTAAGCCAAGGAGTTCCTGGCTCGCACTTAATTCAGGGATTACCTCTAATTTGAATAGTCTCACATTTGTTAATTACGGGCTTGGATTTGCTGTTGGTGAAGGTGGAGTGATAATCAAATCAACTGATGGCGGCAATTCATGGGAAAGGGTTTTACCTCCTGACTCTCTCAACTTTTTTGACGTCAGGTATAATGGAGTTTCATCATTATTCGTTTCGGCAGACGGGGGTAAAATGTATAAAAGCGCTGATGACGGATTAACCTGGCTTCCTGTTCCGACGGGTATATCTGAAACTCTTTTCAGAATCTATTTCATCGGTAACGGAAATGGTTATGCTGTTGGTAGCAGAGGGGCAATGATCCGAACAACGGATAATGGATTATCCTGGACGAGAGTGATTACCCCAACACAAAGTTTGCTCTACTCTGTTCATTTCTTCAATTCCCAATCCGGCATGGCAGTCGGCTGGAACGGAACCATTATTAAAACTACTGACGGAGGGTATACCTGGAGGCAGTTGAGTGCATTTACCGACAAGTATTTCAGAGATATTTACCTGACCGGAAGTGATGAGGCCATTGTTGTTGCAGCAGGAGGAGAAATTTACCGCACAACAGACGGAGGAGAGAACTGGCTTTCTGTTGAATCGAAAACCAACTCAGGGCTCGTCTCAGTGCTTTTTACTGATGATAGTAACGGCATAATTACCGGGAACAAAGGTGAGATTCTGGAGTCTTTTGATGGAGGCAAAACCTGGTCTATTTCCTCAAGCGGAAATTATTATTCTCTGAACCGGGCAGCAGTTGTGGAGGGCTCCAAACTGATAATTGCCGGATTTAACGGAATTGTTCTAACTAATAAAAACTGA
- a CDS encoding AI-2E family transporter, which yields MDTARNDTLLRFSLGMLSVVVIFFVLIQLQSILIPFVFAMLLTLLTYPLIERLVGWKVPKSIAIMSVLILLIGVLFLIYILVATSSRGFSEGWGIYSARLASIIGQILSLFGYTTDEILNLIDSEAKGLNLTAVFDAFFSSGIIAGLLGGITNFLGNVFIILLFWLFMSGGRDAFEKKLDRIFEGREGRIMTSYARINKQVQSYIFIKTIISLITGIFTWLIVLLTGGDFAILWGILAFLLNFIPNIGSLIATAFPVLFLFLKFGINFNFIAGSILLIINQNIMGNYIEPIYLGRHLNLSTVFVLLSLLFWGWVWGLSGMFLAVPFAAICIIIFENIDPLKPLALLLGGSIEEPKNESEN from the coding sequence GTGGATACAGCAAGAAACGATACTCTGCTCAGATTCTCATTAGGGATGCTTTCGGTTGTTGTGATTTTCTTTGTGCTTATCCAGCTTCAGTCTATACTGATACCATTTGTTTTTGCAATGCTCCTTACACTGCTGACATATCCTCTTATTGAGCGGCTGGTTGGCTGGAAAGTGCCGAAAAGTATAGCAATCATGTCTGTATTGATTCTCCTGATAGGAGTGCTCTTCCTGATTTATATACTTGTTGCTACCTCATCGAGGGGGTTCTCGGAGGGTTGGGGTATTTATTCGGCAAGGCTTGCTTCAATTATCGGACAGATTCTCTCCCTGTTCGGATATACAACTGATGAAATTCTGAACCTTATTGACAGCGAAGCCAAAGGCCTTAATCTGACAGCCGTATTTGATGCTTTCTTTTCATCCGGAATCATTGCCGGATTACTTGGCGGGATTACTAATTTTCTAGGAAATGTGTTTATTATTCTGCTTTTCTGGCTTTTTATGAGCGGAGGAAGGGACGCTTTTGAAAAGAAACTTGACAGAATTTTTGAGGGACGCGAGGGGAGAATAATGACATCCTACGCAAGGATCAATAAACAGGTTCAATCATATATATTCATCAAGACAATTATCAGTCTTATCACAGGAATCTTCACTTGGCTGATTGTGCTCCTTACAGGAGGCGATTTTGCGATTTTATGGGGAATTCTTGCTTTTCTGCTGAATTTTATTCCGAATATCGGCTCGCTGATTGCTACTGCCTTTCCGGTGCTTTTTTTATTCCTTAAATTTGGAATCAATTTTAATTTTATTGCCGGAAGTATTCTGCTGATAATAAATCAGAATATCATGGGGAATTATATTGAACCAATTTACCTTGGCCGGCATTTGAATTTAAGCACGGTTTTTGTGCTTTTGTCTCTTCTTTTCTGGGGCTGGGTCTGGGGCTTATCCGGAATGTTTCTGGCAGTTCCTTTTGCAGCCATTTGTATTATAATATTTGAGAATATTGATCCTCTAAAACCCCTGGCTCTTTTGCTGGGCGGAAGTATTGAAGAACCAAAGAATGAATCTGAAAATTGA
- the tig gene encoding trigger factor: METKFNIIHESEKEIEVTLTPEDYNESLNKEVKKLEGKIEIKGFRKGKVPQQILKRMYGDSLQYEAAEEVVQKSFAEIVKEGKINPLPGTPRIVDLKFKPAENLEYKVRYEVNPEIELKQYKNIEIEIDELTVSDAMLTEELLKLYEGHSTREQVESVDAEDLMLTLDIAKILDDGSLDHNAGGKNMEVRLNNPNVNADIVANSKGKKAGDVFEFTFEDRHTHDHEDGSKEEHVVNFKYQATIVKIEKINQPEKTEALFMELSNEECKTEEELKAKIRKELQAYYNQRMDDLYLNKLEDKILNDHPFTPPASFLERYLNRLVDEEVEYRKKRKMPEAKRTEIAEAMRSRADRALRWYFIRDNIVVEENLEVTPEKVREVAEKVAESTGYPVDALVQFYSGEKGYDEVKSRIFTDFLKSNNVRKLVSKAE; this comes from the coding sequence TTGGAAACCAAATTTAATATCATCCACGAGTCTGAAAAAGAAATAGAAGTAACTTTAACTCCAGAAGATTATAATGAGTCCCTCAATAAAGAAGTAAAAAAACTTGAAGGGAAAATTGAGATTAAAGGATTCAGAAAAGGTAAAGTGCCGCAGCAGATTCTTAAGCGGATGTATGGTGATTCACTTCAGTATGAGGCAGCAGAAGAAGTTGTTCAGAAATCATTCGCGGAGATTGTTAAAGAAGGCAAGATTAATCCTCTGCCGGGAACTCCAAGAATTGTTGATTTAAAATTCAAACCTGCAGAAAATTTGGAGTATAAAGTACGGTACGAAGTTAATCCGGAAATTGAACTTAAACAGTATAAGAATATCGAAATCGAAATAGATGAACTTACTGTTTCTGACGCAATGCTGACTGAAGAGTTACTTAAACTGTACGAAGGGCACAGCACCCGCGAGCAGGTTGAATCTGTAGATGCAGAAGATCTGATGCTTACTTTGGATATAGCTAAAATCCTTGATGACGGTTCACTGGACCATAATGCGGGCGGCAAGAATATGGAAGTACGCCTGAATAATCCGAATGTGAATGCTGATATTGTTGCCAACAGTAAAGGTAAAAAAGCCGGTGATGTTTTCGAATTTACTTTTGAAGACCGTCATACTCATGATCATGAGGATGGTTCAAAAGAGGAACATGTTGTAAACTTCAAATATCAGGCAACGATTGTCAAAATTGAAAAAATTAATCAGCCTGAAAAAACTGAAGCGCTCTTTATGGAGCTGAGTAATGAGGAATGCAAAACCGAAGAAGAACTGAAAGCAAAAATCAGAAAAGAACTTCAGGCATATTATAATCAGAGGATGGATGATCTTTATCTCAATAAACTTGAAGATAAAATCCTGAACGATCACCCTTTCACTCCCCCTGCTTCATTTCTTGAAAGGTATCTGAACCGTCTGGTGGATGAAGAAGTGGAATACAGAAAGAAACGTAAAATGCCAGAAGCCAAAAGAACAGAAATAGCTGAGGCAATGCGTTCAAGAGCGGATAGGGCTCTCCGGTGGTATTTCATCAGGGACAACATTGTTGTTGAAGAAAATCTTGAAGTTACTCCTGAAAAAGTCAGGGAAGTTGCTGAGAAAGTTGCTGAATCCACCGGATATCCGGTTGATGCACTCGTGCAGTTTTACAGCGGAGAAAAAGGGTACGATGAAGTAAAATCACGGATCTTTACGGATTTTCTTAAGTCTAATAACGTCAGGAAACTTGTTTCCAAAGCAGAATAA
- a CDS encoding Stp1/IreP family PP2C-type Ser/Thr phosphatase, which produces MKINYIFTSKTGLKRSGNEDYADVFEVEEGLLAVVCDGLGGNNAGEIASKLAVSTIRDYFLQNDDEDYLSRMNHAIKTSNVRIKESALRTPEHTGMATTAVAVYLNKNYAFWGHVGDSRIYFYYQNKLIQVTKDHSYVQRLLDDGYISPEQAESHPHRNVIMRALGDKPDIEVDHDYFTVQRNEPWKFFLCTDGVSGVLSNEEIEQMLIPNDLEFITNKFTKAIEERGAPDNFTFVIISNQVQAGR; this is translated from the coding sequence ATGAAAATTAATTATATCTTCACATCCAAGACCGGACTGAAACGCAGCGGTAATGAGGATTACGCCGATGTTTTTGAGGTAGAGGAAGGTCTTTTGGCGGTTGTTTGTGACGGATTAGGCGGAAATAACGCCGGGGAAATTGCATCCAAACTTGCTGTTTCAACTATCCGGGATTATTTCTTACAGAATGATGATGAAGATTATCTCTCAAGAATGAATCATGCCATTAAAACTTCAAACGTCAGAATAAAGGAAAGTGCTCTCAGAACACCTGAGCATACCGGCATGGCAACTACCGCTGTGGCTGTGTACCTCAATAAAAATTATGCTTTTTGGGGTCATGTGGGGGATTCCAGAATCTATTTTTACTATCAGAATAAACTGATTCAGGTAACAAAAGATCATTCTTATGTGCAACGGCTTCTTGATGATGGTTATATCAGCCCTGAACAGGCCGAATCACATCCTCACCGGAATGTAATAATGAGGGCATTAGGTGATAAACCGGATATCGAAGTGGATCATGACTATTTTACCGTCCAGAGGAATGAACCTTGGAAATTTTTCCTCTGTACTGACGGTGTAAGCGGGGTGCTTTCCAATGAGGAAATAGAGCAGATGTTAATCCCGAATGATCTTGAGTTTATAACTAATAAGTTTACAAAGGCAATAGAGGAAAGAGGAGCGCCGGATAATTTTACCTTTGTGATTATCAGTAATCAAGTCCAGGCAGGCAGGTAA
- the clpP gene encoding ATP-dependent Clp endopeptidase proteolytic subunit ClpP: protein MDTKKFEIFNQLVPYVIEQTGRGERGMDIYSRLLRERIIFLGSAVDDHVASLLVAQLIFLEAEDSQKDIHLYINSPGGSVSAGLAIYDTMKYIKPDVATICVGLAASMGAVLLAGGAAGKRTSLPHSKIMIHQPWVGGLQGQTTDIEIHAKEMIKTRDTLYDILSEHTGKPREVIHKDCERDYFMSAEEAKEYKIIDNILVKR from the coding sequence ATGGATACGAAGAAGTTTGAAATATTTAACCAGTTAGTTCCCTATGTAATTGAGCAGACAGGCCGTGGTGAACGGGGCATGGACATCTATTCAAGACTGCTGAGAGAGAGAATTATCTTTCTTGGCTCAGCGGTTGATGATCATGTTGCGAGCCTTCTGGTGGCCCAGCTTATCTTCCTCGAAGCGGAAGATTCGCAAAAGGATATTCACTTGTATATAAATTCACCCGGCGGTTCAGTTTCTGCAGGCCTGGCTATTTATGATACAATGAAATATATAAAACCGGATGTTGCCACAATTTGCGTTGGGTTAGCAGCCAGCATGGGTGCAGTTCTGCTCGCAGGCGGAGCAGCAGGCAAAAGAACCAGTCTTCCCCATTCAAAAATTATGATTCATCAGCCCTGGGTCGGCGGGCTTCAGGGACAGACCACCGATATTGAAATCCATGCCAAGGAGATGATTAAAACCCGCGATACGCTTTATGATATACTATCTGAGCATACCGGCAAACCCCGCGAAGTTATTCATAAGGACTGTGAACGCGATTACTTTATGTCCGCAGAAGAAGCCAAAGAATATAAAATTATTGATAATATTCTCGTTAAGCGTTAA
- a CDS encoding HD domain-containing protein, which yields MNLKIELEKYPFLSNWTETSRETGINVYLIGGFVRDILLERIHKKPEMDFLVMGDSEVYAKRICERLNGSGFTVYKNFGTAHFHSVDWNFEFVSARRESYSRESRNPLVTSGTFEDDILRRDFTINALAVSLNTDSFGELIDLTGGLKDLENKILRTPLDPEMTFDDDPLRIMRAFRFAAQLNFQPHESIFPAAHKMRERLSIISQERVTDEFLKIMESDYPSVGLILLYRTGVLNIVFPELARLGGVDQRKEYHHKDVFYHTCDVLDNLCRVSNNLWLRMATLLHDIGKPVTKRFYEGTGWTFHGHEEVGARMIEGIFKRMKMPLHKAEYVTKLVRLHQRPMALAEESVTDSAIRRLIVDAGEDLNDLISLCRADITSKNREKVNKYLENYNTVMERVYEVQEKDRLRAFQSPVRGDVIMKDLGLKPGKSVGIIKKAIEEAILDGVIPNEYDAAYAYMMEHKEEILRKSGI from the coding sequence ATGAATCTGAAAATTGAATTAGAGAAATATCCGTTTCTTTCCAACTGGACAGAGACTTCCCGGGAGACCGGAATAAACGTCTATCTGATTGGTGGTTTTGTGCGTGATATTTTACTGGAAAGAATCCATAAAAAACCGGAAATGGATTTTCTGGTTATGGGTGATTCCGAAGTTTATGCAAAACGGATCTGTGAACGGCTTAACGGCTCAGGATTTACAGTCTATAAGAATTTTGGTACCGCTCATTTTCATAGTGTTGACTGGAATTTTGAATTCGTGAGTGCCAGAAGGGAATCCTATTCCAGGGAAAGCAGGAATCCATTGGTTACATCCGGTACTTTTGAAGATGATATCCTCCGCAGAGACTTTACTATTAATGCGCTGGCAGTTTCCCTGAATACAGATTCCTTTGGTGAGTTGATAGATCTGACGGGCGGCTTGAAAGATCTGGAGAATAAAATCCTCAGGACGCCGCTTGATCCCGAGATGACATTTGATGATGATCCGCTCAGGATAATGAGGGCATTCAGATTTGCGGCTCAGCTAAACTTTCAGCCGCATGAAAGTATATTTCCTGCTGCCCACAAAATGAGGGAACGGCTTTCCATCATTTCTCAGGAAAGGGTTACCGATGAGTTTCTGAAAATTATGGAATCAGATTATCCCTCAGTAGGGTTGATACTTTTGTACCGCACTGGTGTACTTAATATAGTGTTCCCTGAACTTGCACGCTTAGGGGGAGTGGATCAGAGAAAAGAGTACCATCATAAGGATGTGTTTTATCATACCTGCGATGTCCTTGATAATCTTTGCAGGGTTTCAAATAATTTATGGCTCCGTATGGCAACCCTTCTTCATGATATTGGAAAGCCGGTTACCAAGAGGTTTTATGAGGGAACTGGCTGGACATTTCATGGCCACGAGGAAGTTGGCGCCAGAATGATTGAGGGGATTTTTAAACGAATGAAAATGCCTCTCCACAAGGCGGAGTATGTAACCAAGCTGGTGAGACTTCATCAGCGCCCAATGGCATTGGCTGAGGAGAGTGTCACTGATTCAGCAATCCGAAGACTGATAGTAGATGCCGGGGAGGACCTGAACGACCTGATTTCCCTTTGCAGAGCTGACATCACAAGCAAAAACAGGGAAAAGGTTAATAAGTATCTTGAAAATTATAACACGGTCATGGAGCGCGTTTATGAAGTTCAGGAAAAAGACCGTCTGAGGGCATTTCAGTCTCCGGTTAGAGGAGACGTGATAATGAAAGATCTGGGGCTGAAACCAGGCAAATCTGTCGGAATCATCAAAAAAGCAATTGAAGAAGCGATTCTGGATGGAGTCATTCCGAATGAGTATGATGCTGCCTATGCTTATATGATGGAACACAAGGAAGAGATACTCAGAAAGTCAGGTATCTGA